In Silene latifolia isolate original U9 population chromosome X, ASM4854445v1, whole genome shotgun sequence, the following proteins share a genomic window:
- the LOC141620538 gene encoding uncharacterized protein LOC141620538, giving the protein MTLYDGTEDSLEHINQYKQKMIVVAATWPEKEACMCKGFGSTLSGAALQCFVNLPNKSISTFAGCDPTTAVNAFRRGLHRDSDLYKDLTKHPCATFEEVKQMAEATYRLEEDGDRRDLYGTESSSRKITTEKKNERAKPYSKNTVNKVSGETESTDAPPKLSEYGFTTGLAGVLKAIRELRQRARWPKKPTPRENDRRDANKRSEYHNDIGHNIEDCVMLRKKVKHLYSAGCLDHLLPKGAKSGKVNTVDQAQPSPPPPYSKVVSVITGGSKICGLTYSAAKRHATETKGDKLEFSLRISRQDLPAISFDEADIPDEAEHHHDALIITLSIGNCLVKKILVDTGSSVNLIMLETLKNMGFSEKDLVQKAVPLVGFSGETKQSLGEIVIPTFAGGFGSMKWKQYHQRTIRARSSLRPGGTGDTGRSNYRLGLLQERSEAHYSWSSIAITEIVRPEGVYRTSSGGTRRSSPGPTVSSKNSAGGSRQRTTSVGAR; this is encoded by the exons ATGACGTTGTATGATGGAACAGAGGATTCGCTGGAGCACATCAACCAGTACAAACAAAAAATGATAGTGGTTGCAGCAACATGGCCTGAAAAGGAGGcatgcatgtgcaagggattcggTTCCACCTTGTCAGGAGCCGCACTCCAATGTTTCGTCAACCTTCCCAACAAGTCTATTTCCACCTTCGCGGG GTGCGACCCTACAACAGCAGTCAATGCCTTCAGAAGGGGACTGCATCGCGACTCTGATTTGTACAAGGATCTCACCAAGCACCCATGTGCCACCTTTGAGGAAGTCAAGCAAATGGCAGAGGCCACTTATCGCCTAGAGGAGGATGGGGATAGAAGGGACCTGTACGGAACAGAGTCGTCTAGCAGAAAAATAACAACGGAGAAGAAGAACGAAAGAGCCAAACCCTACAGCAAGAACACAGTGAACAAAGTCTCAGGAGAAACAGAAAGCACCGATGCTCCACCTAAGCTCAGCGAGTATGGGTTCACCACTGGACTTGCTGGGGTATTAAAGGCAATCAGGGAGTTGAGGCAAAGGGCCAGGTGGCCCAAGAAGCCTACCCCCAGAGAGAACGACAGAAGAGATGCCAACAAAAGGTCTGAATACCACAACGATATTGGCCACAATATAGAAGATTGTGTAATGCTACGAAAGAAAGTAAAGCACCTCTACAGTGCTGGATGCTTGGATCACCTGCTCCCCAAGGGAGCGAAATCTGGAAAGGTCAATACTGTTGACCAGGCCCAACCATCCCCACCTCCACCTTACTCAAAGGTCGTGAGCGTCATCACAGGAGGATCGAAAATATGTGGTCTCACTTATTCAGCAGCAAAGCGCCATGCAACCGAGACTAAAGGAGATAAACTAGAGTTCTCCCTCAGGATCAGCAGACAGGATCTACCAGCAATCTCATTCGACGAGGCAGACATACCCGATGAGGCAGAACACCATCATGACGCCTTGATCATTACCCTTTCCATAGGGAACTGCCTTGTTAAAAAGATATTGGTAGATACCGGAAGCTCTGTGAATCTCATAATGCTGGAAACATTGAAGAACATGGGTTTCAGCGAGAAAGACCTGGTGCAGAAAGCAGTACCCTTGGTAGGCTTCAGCGGAGAAACTAAACAATCCCTTGGAGAAATAGTAATTCCTACCTTTGCAGGGG GCTTTGGATCCATGAAATGGAAGCAGTACCATCAACGTACCATCAGGGCCAGAAGTTCCCTACGCCCTGGGGGTACAGGAGATACGGGGAGATCAAACTATCGCTTGGGATTGCTACAAGAACGCTCTGAAGCCCACTACAGCTGgtccagcatagcaattacagaaattGTGCGTCCAGAGGGAGTATATCGCACCTCCTCAGGAGGAACTCGACGTAGTAGTCCTGGACCCACAGTTTCCAGCAAGAATAGTGCTGGTGGGAGCCGACAGCGGACAACATCCGTGGGAGCGAGATAA